GGCCTTCTCCAAAGACTTCAAATTCTTCGCCATTAAATTCCATAATAGGGATTTTTGCGTAGGCATCATAGAAGGAGAAGCCTTGGTCGAGAGGTACGTAAGGGGAGAAGAATTCGCCAGCCAAGTCACCGTTATTAGCGATATAGCCTCGTCCTTTAACTTTGACGCCATTGATTTCATCGAGCTTTTTAAACTCCTTGGTTTTGTTAGCATCTCCAAACATCATATCGTAACCCGTTGATTCCAAGTGACCAACTGAGAGACGCTTCATAAAGTTATCTCGAAGAGCTGTTTTGATAAACTCACCGTCAGGTCGTTGCATGGCAAAGATGATAAAGACACCAGCTTGACGGCCCTCTAGGACGAGTTGAGAGAGGTATTCCATGAGTTCCGATTGGAGGCTATAGTCACGGTCAATCTTAGCCATAAGGGCTGCCCACTCGTCCACAAGGATGAATTTGGGTGTCATACCGTAGTGCGTAAAGTTCTTCCCAGCTTGGAATTTAGGTGACGTAGACATGAGCTCGTAGCGTTTTTCCATGAAGTCAACATTTTCTTTAAAACACTGGATGATATCCTCTTTACTTGTATAGACACGACCATGAAAGACAGGAATCTTTTTGAGACCAGCTAAATCAGAGTTCTTTGGATCACAAATATCTACAAAGCCAATCTTAGCGAGTGCATAGATAATGGTCATAAGGACAACGGTTTTACCGCCACCAGTTCCCCCGCCAATGAGCAGGTGAGGCTCTTCAATATAATCCCAAGTGACGTCATTCATAAGTTGGAGTTTAGAGCCCTTGACTTCGACCTCATTAATGGTGATACGACTATCAATACGGTTGATGGCAATATCATAGGTGATGAAACGTTTATCAAAGGTTTTATTGCGAAAGTCTCCGTTAAACATGACTTCGAGAGTCGACCCAAGATTGAGAAAACGGTCCTGAAATTTATTCCCTTCTAGGATAAAATGGACTTCAATCTTGTAGCGAGACTGCTTCAGGTACACCTGAGGAAGGACAATCTTTTCAATCGTTTTGTTTTCACGTCTGATATTTTTAATCAAATAGAGGTTATTTTCTATCAGGAAGCGAGACAAAATCCGTAGGCTATTGAGCTTTTGGAAGAAGACGATTTTCTCGTAACACATGCGATTTAGTAGGTAAGCAATCAAACAAGAAGCAACAAGGATACCCCCAATATAGTAAATTTGTGGCAAGGGGTGGTCTTTTAATTCTTCTAGGTTAAGATAACAATAATTTCCAATCGCTAACAAAGAAGGGAACCACCAGATAAACCAGGTGATTCCCCGAATATGACGATAAAAGGCCCTAACTCTTATCCCACGATAGGTAAAGAGTTTCATAGTATATCACCTCCTAGTTTTCTTTCTTGTTGTCTAGAGGTTTATTTTCCTTGATGGGTGTTCCTCCACTTTTTTTCTTGATTTTAGAAGCAAAGAGCTTGTAAATATCATTACGGTTAACGTGCGTATGGGTAATCACAATATCTTCCAGCTCTACCTCTTCTCGGTATTTAATGCCTAGATCTTCAATTTCAGACTGCGCCATATCAGCAATGGTGAAAAAGAGGGTTTCGTGTTGGATAGAAGAGTGAATCGCTACAACAATACCACGGATTTCTCCTGTATTGACTTGAACGAAAGAGCCGTCAGGGTTGCGTTGGGTGCGGTCTTCTTCATAGATGATATCTGGCCCTTCAATGCCACGGAAAGAGAGCTTTCCAAGGACTTCAGGCACGTTTAGACCATCTGTAATGACACGATAGGTCTTGTCTGCAATTTGTAGTTTTTCTCCGTAGTTTAATCCGATTTTAGCCATATGTATTTCTCCTTTACTTTCTTATTTTTTTAGGACCAATTTTTCCGCAAAGACATTGAGGGCTGGGGCAACTGAATTGCCGTTTAGAGCCGTATCTGAGAGAAAAACCGGGTTGACGGCTTCTACGAGAGCGTCTTCTGGGAAGACCGTTGTAGAAGCAGGGGTAATAACGTGGAAAGCTCCGTGCTTTTCGCTATTAAGGATATGGCGTTGGTATTTGCCTTCTTTCCCAAAAATAAAGCGAGGCGCATTCCCTAATTTTTCGTAGTAGGCAGTGCCGATAAAATCTGGTTTCATAACAAGTGTTTCTGGAATCATAGGATTCTCCTTTCTGGTTTAAAGCAAAAGAAAAAGAGTTAAGCTAATTGCTTCACTCTTGAGTAATAGTGGGTAAATAGTTTCCGTTTAAACTGTCGGCTATAGAACTGAATATCACCGCTAGGGTAGTTGTTTCTGCGAGCTTCTTGGACTAAATGATTGAGGTCAAGAAGAGCTTGTGTATAGAGTTTTGCTTGTAGTTTAGGCGAGTAGCCAAACATGGCATAGGTGAATTCATAGTTATCATAGAGACGTTTACATTGTAATGCGAAAAAAAGTTTGTCATAGGGTTTCTCCTTTATTGTAAGCATAAAAAAGCTACTAAGATATAAGAAAGACTTAGTAGCTTGAGAGTAAGTCTATCTAAAAGATAGACAGCAGTAAAGAAAAGTTGTTTGGTTGGAAAGATCCCTCTTTCCACGGTGGCAACGTTTAGCAAGGTGCATTGCATGAATTACCATCGCTTTCCCGGCCAATCTCTTTAGGTAGTCCTTGTCATACCCTAGGGATTCTCTTACGCAATCTTGCGCAACCAGTTCACTTTACTATTCGGCAAAAGTGCTAATGGTCCGAAATGCGTGGAAGCCCACAAATACTTGTTTTAATCTTCACTTCAACCATTAACGGACTTGACTTTACTTATCAAAACAATTACAATAAAGGTACGAAGTTTAGTGTAGTTTGATAGTCAGTCCTCTGGTTGTCAGACGCACTTTTTATTTAATTGTCAATGATCTCACTCTGATAGTGATTATTATTTTTTTAAAAATATCGCTATCAGCTATATATATATAATATCGCTGTAGGCGATATTTGTCAAGGGTTATTTGAAAAAAAGTAAAAAATATTTTTTGAGGTTTAAAATGGAATTTTCGGAACGCTTAAAAGAGCTAAGAAAACAAGCTCATCTGACACAAGTTGAACTAGCCGGTAAATTGGGAATAGTCCAATCTTCTTATGCAGACTGGGAGAGAGGAAGGAAAAAACCAACACAAGATAATTTAGTTAAGATAGCTCAGGTTTTGAATGTATCTGTTGATTATTTAGTTGGAAATTCAGAGAAGAAAGCAGATGAGTTAGATAATATTGAATTGCTTTTTCGTATGAATTCAAAGGGATTGACTGAAGAAGAAAAAAAAAGTTTTTAGAAAAGAGTTGATAGAGTTTATGGAAGAACGGAAGAAAGCGTTTAATAAAGGGAATTAGGAAGCATATGATTAAAAGATATAGTAAATTGAACGAGTTGGTAAGAAGACTAAAAAAGGATGAAAAGAAGTCTGGAGAA
Above is a window of Streptococcus salivarius DNA encoding:
- a CDS encoding FtsK/SpoIIIE domain-containing protein: MKLFTYRGIRVRAFYRHIRGITWFIWWFPSLLAIGNYCYLNLEELKDHPLPQIYYIGGILVASCLIAYLLNRMCYEKIVFFQKLNSLRILSRFLIENNLYLIKNIRRENKTIEKIVLPQVYLKQSRYKIEVHFILEGNKFQDRFLNLGSTLEVMFNGDFRNKTFDKRFITYDIAINRIDSRITINEVEVKGSKLQLMNDVTWDYIEEPHLLIGGGTGGGKTVVLMTIIYALAKIGFVDICDPKNSDLAGLKKIPVFHGRVYTSKEDIIQCFKENVDFMEKRYELMSTSPKFQAGKNFTHYGMTPKFILVDEWAALMAKIDRDYSLQSELMEYLSQLVLEGRQAGVFIIFAMQRPDGEFIKTALRDNFMKRLSVGHLESTGYDMMFGDANKTKEFKKLDEINGVKVKGRGYIANNGDLAGEFFSPYVPLDQGFSFYDAYAKIPIMEFNGEEFEVFGEGHQQSEPIEPIEEEEALDTGTNGRPLKEFAEEQDLKMVTLRKIIYLLQEQGIVFERTESAILVNPFQEELLLESLIHFEEGGRKSYPKAVEATLSHHGLGQGQGQA